The genomic interval TCAACCAAGTCGGGATGTTTTGTCGCCAAAGAACCCGCAACAACGGACCCCCACGATAATCCGCAAATATGAAAACTTTCCGTCCCCTTGCGAGTTTGCAGATACTTTAACACATCAAGAACATCTTGACGGGCGTCGTCATACCGCATAATAGGCCGCAAGGGAAACGGGCTAGCATCCATTTCCTCAGGTTTGCTCGATTCACCATACCCACGATAACTTATAGCAAAAGCCGCAAAACCTTTCTGAGCCAAGTATTCCAAAAAAGTCGGCTGGCCTTCATCAACGCAAACATCAAAAATAATATTATGCATGACCGCCCCATGCAGGCAAATCACGCTGGGCGTCGTGGGGGATGCGTTCTCGGGTATCACGCAGCGCACGTGAATATAGCCACCTTTTTGAAGCGAAGAGGGAACATAAAATTCAGATTGAATCATAAAAAATCTTTCTACTTGTTTCATCCACATACAAAAAAAGCACCCTGACTTTCATCAGGGTGCCTTCAAAACTTAATAATGAGTGTTGTCTTCTTATTTCACGATTTGAGAGACGACGCCCGCACCAACAGTACGACCACCTTCACGAATGGCAAAGCGTAAGCCTTCATCCATCGCAATCGGGGCAATCAATTCAACAGTCATCGCAATGTTATCACCAGGCATTACCATTTCAACACCTTCTGGCAAATATACCATGCCCGTTACATCCGTTGTCCTGAAGTAAAACTGCGGACGATAGTTCGTAAAGAATGGTGTATGACGACCACCCTCTTCTTTTGTCAAAATATATGCCTCGGCCTTAAAGTTCGTGTGCGGCGTGATCGATCCAGGCGCTGCCAAAACTTGACCCCGTTCCACATCTTCACGTTTCGTACCGCGTAACAAAGCACCAATGTTGTCTCCAGCTTCACCCTGATCCAACAGTTTACGGAACATCTCAACGCCAGTCACAACCGTCTTCACTGTCGGCTTCATGCCAACAATCTCAGCTTCTTCACCAACCTTAATCACGCCCCGTTCAACACGACCTGTCACAACAGTCCCACGACCAGAAATCGAAAAAACATCTTCAATCGGCATCAAGAATGGACGATCCTTCGCCCGTTCTGGCTGCGGAATAAATGAATCCACTGCTTCCATCAATTTCAATATCGCTTCACGACCCATCTCGGGATTCCGATCTTCCAAAGCACACAACGCTGATCCACGAATCACAGGAATGTCGTCACCAGGGAACCCATAGCTTGTCAATAGTTCACGAATTTCAAGCTCAACCAAGTCGGCTAATTCTGCATCATCAACCATGTCGATCTTGTTCATAAATACGACCAAAGCCGGAACACCAACCTGACGCGCTAACAAAATATGTTCACGTGTCTGAGGCATCGGACCATCAGCAGCGCTTACAACCAAAATCCCGCCGTCCATCTGAGCCGCACCAGTGATCATGTTCTTTACATAGTCAGCATGTCCAGGACAGTCAACGTGAGCATAGTGACGGTTCGCCGTCTCATATTCCACGTGAGCGGTGGAAATCGTAATACCTCGAGCCCGCTCTTCTGGAGCCTTATCGATCTGGTCGTATGCCGTAAAAGTGGCCCCACCAGTCTCTGCCAATATCTTTGTAATTGCTGCTGTCAAACTCGTCTTACCGTGGTCAACGTGCCCAACCGTCCCTATGTTGCAATGCGGCTTTGTCCGCTCAAACTTTGCCTTCGCCATATCTAATCGTCCCTAAATTATGCTGGTTATCTTCTTTTAAATCTTTTTTACCTGGTCTTAATAAAAATGGAGCGGGTGATGGGAATCGAACCCACATGGCCAGCTTGGAAGGCTGGGGCTTTACCACTAAGCTACACCCGCATATTTCTGGTGGAAGGAGCAGGATTTGAACCTGCGTAGACTAACGTCGGCAGATTTACAGTCTGCTGCCTTTAACCACTCGGCCATCCTTCCTCGATATTATGATTTAGGAGATTTTCTTCGAAACTGTCAACCATTCTTTAAGCTTGATTCAGAAAATTTAATAGGTTTCGTCGCTTCCTGCAGCCATCCTGTGGATTGTTCGTCGACCTTACTGGAAAGTTTTGTAAAAATTTTATCGTGATAAGCATTAATCCATTCGATTTCTTGCTTCGTTAGAAGCGAAACATCCATCAACATACGATCGATAGGAATCAGCGTTAGGGTCTTAAAACCTAAAAAGTTACTGTTTAATGGAATAACCAATAAAACTGATTCTATACGAATGCCATATTCGCCAGCTTTGTAATATCCGGGTTCGTTCGTGACAAGCATACCAGGTTGTAGAACGGCTCCGTGCCCACCCTTTCCAATTCGCTGGGGCCCTTCATGTACATTCAGATAACTGCCTATTCCATGCCCCGTACTGTGTTCATAATCTAAACCAACGTGCCAAAGAAATTGACGCGCCAGAACGTCCAATTGTTGACCAGTCGTGCCATCTGGGAAAATGATTGATGCCAAGGCAATATGACCTTTTAGGACTCGCGTAAATCGATCTTTCTGTTCATCAGTCGGTTGTCCAAGGGCAATTGTCCGCGTTGTGTCAGTTGTGCCATCCAGATATTGCCCCCCAGAATCAAGCAGATAAATGGCGTCTTCAGAAAGAATCGTGTTTGTTAAAGGGTCGGGATGATAATGAACAATTGCAGCATGAGGCCCCACCGCAGAAATAGTGGAGAAACTTTCCCCTTGGAAATACGTTTGTTTTTGGCGTTGTTTTAGAAGCTCCGCAACAGTATCTAATTCAGTTATTTTTTTGTTTTGATAGGATCGTTCAAGCCATGCCAAAAAATTGATCACAGCGATGCTGTCTCGCTCTTGTGCAGCTATAGCACCCGCTTGCTCCACGTCATTTTTTAAGGCCCGCCCCAAGATACAGGGGTCCGTCTCGTGAAGCACTTCAGCTTTTGCGTGTCTTAGACAATCCAAAATTTTTTGAGGAAGCTGACCAAAATCGACCCTAACCTTCTTGGTTGAAAATGACGAAACAACGTCTAAAAATTGTTTAAATTCACACCAAGACACTGGATCTCCACTATGGTTGCGGACGTCCTGAGTCACTTTCTTTAAATCTGTAAATGCTTGCACCCCTCCTCCATGATCAATTATCAAAAATGCCTGACAAGAGGGGGTAAAGGGTGTGTCATTGCTCCGCATGTTTAAAAGCCAGGAAATGGACTCTGGGTTAGTCATAATCATGTAATCTAGGCTTTTCAGTTTCATACTCGCCAAGATGGGCTCCAGTTTATTCTTAAAACTTTTACCACTGAATTCATCTGGATGTGGCACAAAAGGTTCACACGGTCGAACCGGTCTATCGACCCAGACTGCATCAATTAAATTGTCATCGCAGGGTTCTAAAGTAATTCCTAAAGGGTCCAAATGTTTTTTGTATGAAGATATTTGTTGAACCGTGTACAGCCAAGAATCGTAAAGCAAAACCTGACCAGCAGGAGAATGCTGACTCAACCATTTCTCAATGGAATCAACAGAATAAGGCTCAACGGAAAAATTTCGGGTCTCAACTTCTTGTGGAGCTTGTACTGTGTAACGACCATCAACGAACAGGGCCGCATGATTTGCCAAGACAATTACCAATCCCGCCGACCCTTTAAATCCCGTCAACCATTGTAGGCGATGGTCGCAATCGGCCATGTATTCGTTTTGAAAGCAGTTGCTGTAGGGAACCAAAAATCCCCAACCTTTAAAGGAAGATATTAACTGCCGGAGAGATTCAAGACGGAGAGAATGATTTTTATTCATAGATTCAATGCTCATTTTAAAAAAATTACCCTGCAGCTTTAGGGTCGGCTGTTAAAAGAAAAAACGATTTGACAACTTTTAAATTACCACTATGATTAAAGTTACAAAAATCAAAAGATGGAAAAAAAACCATGACACGCCGCAGAAATTCCATTATTCATTTGAAAGACTACCGTAGACTTGCACCCAGACATGTTCAATTAATACCTGTTGAAAAATTTTCAGAAAAGCGAAATTTTTTCAACGAAGGCATCATCCTTTTAATCCTTATTCTTGCGGGGGTGACAAGCCTGCAAGTGTTCAGCATGGAAACATATGAAATGGCTGAAAAAATTAGTTTCTTTCAGCAGCAGATTTAATCCAATTTCATTGCGCACATCCAGTAGATGATGATAGAAGCAAATTGATCATGTAATAATCGAATGGGACACTTACCATGTTTATAAAACCTTTCTTTATGACTGCATTATTGTGCTTGGTCACCATCCAAAACTGCAATTCTGAAAAGATAACAGTCTGGCATGGATTTGCGGGTGAATTGGGTATTCATTTTCAAAAAATCATAGACGTCTTCAATCAATCATTAAAGAGAGAAGGAAGCGCCTTTGAAATCGAGGTGGAGTTAAAGGGAAGTTACGATGATGTGGTAAAATCCTATTTGAGTGCGTCCAAGGAAACTAGGCCCGATATTGTTCAGGCCTATGAGATGGCAACGCGCAGTATGCTTGGAGCTAAGGATCCGGCCGGACATGCCGTATACATACCCATCCGGCAGATCATGCAACATGCTGGACTTGTATTAGACGAAGATAGCTTTCTGACTCAGGTTATTTTATTTTACAAAGCTGGAGGAGCGCAGTTTGTTTCTGTTCCGTTTAATATTTCCACAGTTGTCTTATACTACAATAAAACAGCATTAAATAATACAAAACTCAAACCGATTATTACATTTGAGGAATTTGATGAACAAATGGAAAAATTAAAAAGTGCCGGTGAACCTGCAGGTATGGGCGCTGGGTGGCTATCAGGACACCAAATTGATCAAATTGGCGGGCGACATAACAAACAAATTGCCACATACGGTAACGGGGTTGATAGCCCAGATGCGCGTTTATTCTTTGACCGATTTTTCACGTTTCATTTTAAGGCTTTACGGGACTGGTCTAAAAAGGGGTGGTTTTCTCTGGAACAAGGTCCAAAGGCCGAACAAGCCTTTGCAGACCGCAAGATCGTTTATTTAACGAACGGCGGGAATCGCCATTCTGACATTGCAAAACTTGTCAATGGTAAGTTCGAAATTGGCGTGACTGCTTTTCCATACTGGAGACAAGCTGGCAGTCCTTTTAATACTATCTCTGGTGGCGGGTCATTTTGGGTGGCGAATAAACCCCAATCGTGTGAACGAATGAAAGTTATTGCACAATTTCTAAACTATTTGGTCACACCTGAAGTTCAAGCCCAATGGCAGCGCATGACGGGTTATGTTCCCGTCGTAAAAAAAGCCTACGAGATTAACGTAAAGGAAGGTTTTTTTGATTCCACAGATTTAGGCGTCCAAGCCGCTAAAATAGCCTATGATTCCTTTACAACCAACCAACCCGGTACATTCAGTCGGGGCATCTTATTGGACAGTTTTCCCGGCATTCGCAAAATTGAAGTCCAACAAATGGAGAAATGCATTAAGGGAGAAATTAGTGCAGAAGACGCTATTAAAACGATAGAATCAGAAGGTAATAAGTTGCTAGATTCTAAGAATAGCTAGAGTTATTGAGATAAACCGGTGGCACTTTATTTTAAGTGCCGCCATAATTTTCTTTAGTCCTTGCAATACAGAATCCGAAAAACAGTAACGGCCGCGATAGATGCGATGATGTGCGCCGCCCCAAAAAGCCACAATTGATCTAAAAAGATTCGACCTGCAAAAACAGCCGTCGCAAAAGACCTTGCAAAGTTCGCGGACGTGTTTGTGACAGGAATGCTGACCAGGTGAATGGCAACCAATGTTATGCCAACCAAAAGTCCGCCGAAGCCCGCCGGAAAATTATTCCTGGTTGTACATAAAACCGCGAACACCAAGACCGCTGTCGTAACAACTTCTATGATGGCTGCCGCCATACACGTATATCCCATAGGTGAATGAGCGCCAAATCCGTTAGAGGCAAACCCCGCATGAACATCAAAGCCAGCCTTGCCAGAGGCGATCACGTAAACGATGGCGGCTCCCACAAGAGCCCCTGCTACTTGCATGATAATATACGGAATCACGTGACGCGCCTGAAATTTCCCAGCAAAGCAAAGTGCTAAAGTTACCGCCGGGTTGATATGACATCCCGAGACGGGCCCAATGGTGTACGCCAACAGCATCAACGTTAGCCCAAAAGCCAGTGAGACGCCCAAAAAGCCGATGGACGAACCAGCCAGCACAGCCGCCCCCACCCCCATGACAACCAAGAGCAATGTCCCTATAAATTCTGCAAAATATTTAGGCAGGTTCGAGCACATATACAATTTCCAAAAAAATTACTACAACTTTTAACATGATATCATTGTTTTTAGATTAATTTAAAACGATTTTTTGTTTTTAAGCTAAACATATATTATGCAATAAGATCCATTTATAAATATCATTAAATATATATTAACAATATAAACATACAATGAATTTACAATCATAAAATTAATATTTGGAATAAAAGATGTTTATTAATAAAATTATACAGAACTTACTTTTAGTATCGGCTCTTGGTGCGTCTGCGTATGCAACAGGGGCACAATCGGTGAGTGGACCTACCTTCCTGTTTAAAGGAAACGGCCCCCTTGATGGCAGCGGAGGGGCAGCGAATCCGCCACGACCCCGCGCCATTTTGCATGCGTTTGATTTGTCGCTTACGACTATTACAAGACCTGAAACCTTTAAACCCGACGATTCAACCCCCTCAGCGTTCACGGCTTCTAAGATGGACCCAATTAGCAATAGTTTCATAGACCGTGCCTCAAACAGAGGGTATTCACACATCCAAATATCCGCTACGCAGTATAATCCCACCGTTTATAACGTCTGGAGCGAAGCCTATAGACCTCTTGTTATGATTCTTGATGACCCACAAGCAACATCAACATCCCCTTCCTATAACTCTCGGCAAGCTTATTTAAACACCGTTAAGGATGCTTTAACGAGCGCGAGTGGTTCAACCTCTAACTTAATTGATCTAAAGAAATATGGGGCTACTATTCCAGATACGGCTAATAGTGGCAAGTATATTACTGTTGGGTATATGCTGCAAAGTGCACTATATGGTGGGCTCACAGACTTATTACCTCTCATTAATTACGCAAAAGCCAAGAATATTGGCTTTGTCGCAGACGTTGTGTTTAACCAAGTTGATGACTTTATGAAAGAACTAAAAGATAAAAGCAAACCTTCGACTTCGTTATTTACTTTGAGGCCAGCTTATATAAATGGTTACACGCCACAACTTGATACGACCAGGGTCTTTCCAACTGATGCAAAGGGTAATGGTTTTTTTACTCCATCATCATCATCATCCTGGAACTATGGTCCCCAATTTAACTTAAGCAATTCGTATGTGCAGGATATGATCGTTGGTTACCTACAGTTCCTTTATGACATTGGTATTGCAGGAATTCGTATAGATTATCTGTCTGCAACCAGTCCAGGCAATTGGCAAATAATTTTGCAAAAAGCATACAACAAAGGAGTCACTTTTAATCTTGGATACGGAGAAAAATTCGATTCTTGGCTTCCAAGTATTAGTCCCTACGCTCAAATCATGCCATTGGAAGACTTTACCTTACAACAAAACAGCCTAGGAACATCCTGCATTAATAATTTGAATAATGGTAGTATCAGTAGCCTTGTCATGCCGAATGCTCTTGGCAACACTCAATCAGCCGTTAACTTTACCGTAATACATGACATGTTCCCAAACATAGGGGGAAGCAGGTTTTGGTTTTACGGGGGATTTAACCAGCAGGGACAAGATAGCAATCATTCTTACACTTCCGATAAAAATATGATACACGTACCGAACCCAACCAATGTTAGCAGCTGCACAATTTGTGCCGCCCAGAGAACCAATCCCGCATTGATTATCAATTCACAGTTAGGTAACGCTTACCTGCTAGCAAAACGTGATGGATCGCCCCTCATCATACGGTTTGAAGATGAAGCAGGTAATTTGTCTGGCACTTCAGCAACAGCAACTGGTGACTTTGCTGATATCATAAAAAACGCTCTTGCCTTCAGAACAGCCATGGATGCCAAAAACGCTCCACACGAGTACATGGTAGCTCTTGATAGAAAAACATTACTAATTGCCCGGCAGTTTGGTTTTGCGGTCATTAATGTGGGTTTAAATAACCGCACCATCGCTTTGAGTGACCTTCAAAAGGTCCCCTCAGCGTATATACCCGACACTAGCTACACATCCGCTAATACCACAGGTTCCTATTACATAGACCTAGCAGACACAAACACGCCGCCTGCAAAGTATACAAAAACTTCATCCGGATTTAAAACTGGCGCAACCAACGCAACAGCCTCTTCAAGAAATGTTAAATACTTCGTCTTGCAAAACCCGCCAACATCTATGAGTTCAAGGTCAGTGGTGTTCGAGGCAAAGAACGCTAATACATCTAGTTTTGGGCAACAATTATTTGTTTTGGGTAATCATCCATTGTTGGGCAATTGGTCAGCCCGTCCTGACTTTTTGAATATCATGATGAATTTAAGCTCCACAGGCAATATGTATCCAAAATGGCAAACCATCCCCATCAGCTTTCCATCAGAATATTCTGTTTCCTATAAATTTGCGAAGGGAACTGTGGATGATAATCAACAACGTACAATAAATGAATGGGAACCAGGTAATAATCGGACCTTAAATGTTAATGCAGGATCAGATCTTCAGTATGAGTGGCGCAACTACGGAAGCTAAGTTAGCAAAACAGGCTGGGTAGGGGCAGCCGTTGTCCCCGCCAGCCTTGCCAGAGGCGATCATATAAACGGATAGACGCCCCCACAAGGGCGCCTGCCACTTGCATCACAATGTACGGCACCACCTGACGCGCCTAAAATTTCCCCGAAAAACAAAGCCCCAGTGTTACCGCCGGATTAATGTGACAGCCTGAGACAGGCCCAAGGGTATACGCCAACAGCATCAACGTAAGCCCCAACGCCAGAGAGACACCCAAAAAACCGATGGACGAACCAGCCAACACAGCCGCCCCCACCCCCATAACGATCAAAAGCAATGTTCCTATAAATTCTGCAAAATATTTAGACAGGTTCGAGCACATATACAATTTCCAAAAAAATTACTACAACTTTTAGCATGATATCATTGTTTTTAGATTAATTTAATAGAATTTTTTTGTTTCAGATTAAATTTATATTTTGTAACAAGATCCATTTTTAAACATTATTAACCACATGTTAACAACTTACATTCATAATATATTGATATTTATTAAATTAATATTGGTAGAAAAACATGCGTATTAATAAAATTATACAGGGCTTACTTTTAGTATCGGCTCTTGGTACCTCTGCGTATGCAACAGGGGCACAATCAGTCAGCGGACCGATGTTCTTGTTTAAAGGAAATGGCCCTCTTGATGGCAGCGGTGGAGCAGCGAATCCCCCCCGGCCTCGGGCCATTTTGCATGCGTTCGATCTGTCGTTAGTTCCCATTGAAAGATATCCAACGTTTGATTTTAGTTACTTTCCAATTTATAAAACTGCTAACATGAGCCCT from Candidatus Finniella inopinata carries:
- a CDS encoding carbohydrate-binding module family 20 domain-containing protein — its product is MFINKIIQNLLLVSALGASAYATGAQSVSGPTFLFKGNGPLDGSGGAANPPRPRAILHAFDLSLTTITRPETFKPDDSTPSAFTASKMDPISNSFIDRASNRGYSHIQISATQYNPTVYNVWSEAYRPLVMILDDPQATSTSPSYNSRQAYLNTVKDALTSASGSTSNLIDLKKYGATIPDTANSGKYITVGYMLQSALYGGLTDLLPLINYAKAKNIGFVADVVFNQVDDFMKELKDKSKPSTSLFTLRPAYINGYTPQLDTTRVFPTDAKGNGFFTPSSSSSWNYGPQFNLSNSYVQDMIVGYLQFLYDIGIAGIRIDYLSATSPGNWQIILQKAYNKGVTFNLGYGEKFDSWLPSISPYAQIMPLEDFTLQQNSLGTSCINNLNNGSISSLVMPNALGNTQSAVNFTVIHDMFPNIGGSRFWFYGGFNQQGQDSNHSYTSDKNMIHVPNPTNVSSCTICAAQRTNPALIINSQLGNAYLLAKRDGSPLIIRFEDEAGNLSGTSATATGDFADIIKNALAFRTAMDAKNAPHEYMVALDRKTLLIARQFGFAVINVGLNNRTIALSDLQKVPSAYIPDTSYTSANTTGSYYIDLADTNTPPAKYTKTSSGFKTGATNATASSRNVKYFVLQNPPTSMSSRSVVFEAKNANTSSFGQQLFVLGNHPLLGNWSARPDFLNIMMNLSSTGNMYPKWQTIPISFPSEYSVSYKFAKGTVDDNQQRTINEWEPGNNRTLNVNAGSDLQYEWRNYGS
- a CDS encoding aquaporin translates to MCSNLSKYFAEFIGTLLLIVMGVGAAVLAGSSIGFLGVSLALGLTLMLLAYTLGPVSGCHINPAVTLGLCFSGKF
- a CDS encoding extracellular solute-binding protein, with amino-acid sequence MFIKPFFMTALLCLVTIQNCNSEKITVWHGFAGELGIHFQKIIDVFNQSLKREGSAFEIEVELKGSYDDVVKSYLSASKETRPDIVQAYEMATRSMLGAKDPAGHAVYIPIRQIMQHAGLVLDEDSFLTQVILFYKAGGAQFVSVPFNISTVVLYYNKTALNNTKLKPIITFEEFDEQMEKLKSAGEPAGMGAGWLSGHQIDQIGGRHNKQIATYGNGVDSPDARLFFDRFFTFHFKALRDWSKKGWFSLEQGPKAEQAFADRKIVYLTNGGNRHSDIAKLVNGKFEIGVTAFPYWRQAGSPFNTISGGGSFWVANKPQSCERMKVIAQFLNYLVTPEVQAQWQRMTGYVPVVKKAYEINVKEGFFDSTDLGVQAAKIAYDSFTTNQPGTFSRGILLDSFPGIRKIEVQQMEKCIKGEISAEDAIKTIESEGNKLLDSKNS
- a CDS encoding aminopeptidase P family protein: MNKNHSLRLESLRQLISSFKGWGFLVPYSNCFQNEYMADCDHRLQWLTGFKGSAGLVIVLANHAALFVDGRYTVQAPQEVETRNFSVEPYSVDSIEKWLSQHSPAGQVLLYDSWLYTVQQISSYKKHLDPLGITLEPCDDNLIDAVWVDRPVRPCEPFVPHPDEFSGKSFKNKLEPILASMKLKSLDYMIMTNPESISWLLNMRSNDTPFTPSCQAFLIIDHGGGVQAFTDLKKVTQDVRNHSGDPVSWCEFKQFLDVVSSFSTKKVRVDFGQLPQKILDCLRHAKAEVLHETDPCILGRALKNDVEQAGAIAAQERDSIAVINFLAWLERSYQNKKITELDTVAELLKQRQKQTYFQGESFSTISAVGPHAAIVHYHPDPLTNTILSEDAIYLLDSGGQYLDGTTDTTRTIALGQPTDEQKDRFTRVLKGHIALASIIFPDGTTGQQLDVLARQFLWHVGLDYEHSTGHGIGSYLNVHEGPQRIGKGGHGAVLQPGMLVTNEPGYYKAGEYGIRIESVLLVIPLNSNFLGFKTLTLIPIDRMLMDVSLLTKQEIEWINAYHDKIFTKLSSKVDEQSTGWLQEATKPIKFSESSLKNG
- the tuf gene encoding elongation factor Tu, whose translation is MAKAKFERTKPHCNIGTVGHVDHGKTSLTAAITKILAETGGATFTAYDQIDKAPEERARGITISTAHVEYETANRHYAHVDCPGHADYVKNMITGAAQMDGGILVVSAADGPMPQTREHILLARQVGVPALVVFMNKIDMVDDAELADLVELEIRELLTSYGFPGDDIPVIRGSALCALEDRNPEMGREAILKLMEAVDSFIPQPERAKDRPFLMPIEDVFSISGRGTVVTGRVERGVIKVGEEAEIVGMKPTVKTVVTGVEMFRKLLDQGEAGDNIGALLRGTKREDVERGQVLAAPGSITPHTNFKAEAYILTKEEGGRHTPFFTNYRPQFYFRTTDVTGMVYLPEGVEMVMPGDNIAMTVELIAPIAMDEGLRFAIREGGRTVGAGVVSQIVK
- a CDS encoding aquaporin, coding for MPKYFAEFIGTLLLVVMGVGAAVLAGSSIGFLGVSLAFGLTLMLLAYTIGPVSGCHINPAVTLALCFAGKFQARHVIPYIIMQVAGALVGAAIVYVIASGKAGFDVHAGFASNGFGAHSPMGYTCMAAAIIEVVTTAVLVFAVLCTTRNNFPAGFGGLLVGITLVAIHLVSIPVTNTSANFARSFATAVFAGRIFLDQLWLFGAAHIIASIAAVTVFRILYCKD